The following proteins are encoded in a genomic region of Danio rerio strain Tuebingen ecotype United States chromosome 16, GRCz12tu, whole genome shotgun sequence:
- the tbrg4 gene encoding FAST kinase domain-containing protein 4 isoform X2: MTTRLLCRWARWFPRSPRTATASARLQTSTVHHTEPLCLMTLSWIRPSVRHLCQGNELAKIDEGTVPYERTKLIKLVEKASTPDEVLQLWDQHGGTGSEAARCLIQLNLRVVEKGSKGVLLDPRCKSMQDTLNTQLSTVWNGSLVGLLRTLTMLGLPAHAPLLGAIQNEVLWRIRRLSYRHLSYLADWVAFQRKMGYENEVLTSTLLKQLELRWTELSDSRTITILMGRASLFTPSLMDKLEDKALELAESFTAEDMRRVALALASQNRRAVPLLRALSYHLNQKPSFELKTPLLLDIAYVYGKLNFSQTQFFKRLASELLPRLSELSSSEVSRCAKSLALLKWLHLPLFEGFAQHYVSNSEKYSTLQMCNLLMAFAKLNFQLGKEQFYLKVHKALEDSFTSLEPFLKTDLVWSLCVLNQANSDYISSVIKPDFQKKLSGGIEGRTENYRQKLLNICAYAQLEPLGLAVDASAVLLPDRQSKAESSTSALQKTLHTALWSLANERKQALHTAVKTLYGWTIDGELVVDSENKPIDMENFKAPHLPEGGGADALPEGTRRIAFVAWDFSNFCLKSKDLLGRFAMQKRHLQLAGFIVVEVPYFEFLELKSDWQKVAYLKDKLGKAVAEEMAK, encoded by the exons ATGACCACCAGGCTGCTGTGCAGATGGGCACGATGGTTTCCTCGCAGCCCTCGGACTGCCACAGCCTCTGCCCGCCTGCAGACCTCCACTGTCCACCATACAGAGCCTCTGTGCTTGATGACTCTGTCTTGGATCCGACCTTCTGTTCGGCATCTCTGTCAGGGCAATGAACTGGCCAAGATAGATGAGGGAACAGTTCCATATGAACGTACAAAACTGATCAAACTTGTGGAAAAAGCATCCACCCCAGACGAAGTGCTTCAGTTGTGGGATCAGCATGGTGGAACGGGCAGTGAGGCCGCCAGGTGTCTGATACAGCTAAACCTGCGGGTCGTGGAGAAAGGAAGCAAAGGAGTCTTGCTGGATCCTCGCTGCAAGAGCATGCAGGACACTTTAAACACTCAG TTGTCCACAGTATGGAATGGATCTCTGGTGGGTCTTTTGCGTACTCTTACCATGTTAGGTCTCCCTGCTCATGCTCCGCTACTTGGCGCCATCCAGAATGAAGTGCTCTGGAGGATCCGGCGCCTCAGCTATCGTCACCTGTCCTACCTGGCAGACTGGGTAGCCTTTCAGCGCAAAATGGG GTATGAAAATGAAGTGCTTACCTCAACCCTATTGAAACAACTGGAGCTGCGCTGGACTGAGCTGTCTGACAGTCGCACCATAACCATTCTCATGGGCCGTGCTTCACTTTTCACCCCCTCTCTCATGGATAAACTGGAGGACAAA GCGTTGGAGTTGGCAGAGAGTTTTACTGCGGAGGATATGCGGAGGGTGGCATTAGCACTGGCCTCTCAAAACAGAAGGGCTGTGCCATTGCTACGGGCTCTCTCATACCACCTGAACCAGAAACCCTCCTTTGAACTAAAAACACCATTGCTGCTTGACATCGCATACGTTTATG GTAAGCTGAATTTTAGCCAGACACAGTTTTTCAAGCGACTCGCATCGGAGCTGTTGCCCAGGTTATCTGAACTGAGTTCCTCTGAAGTCAGCCGTTGTGCCAAGTCTCTTGCCTTACTCAAGTGGCTCCACCTGCCTCTCTTTGAAGGCTTTGCTCAG CACTATGTGAGTAATAGTGAAAAGTACAGCACCCTGCAGATGTGTAATCTCCTCATGGCTTTTGCCAAACTTAACTTCCAACTCGGCAAAGAGCAATTTTACTTAAag GTGCACAAAGCTTTGGAAGATTCCTTTACGAGTTTAGAGCCCTTCCTGAAAACAGATCTGGTCTGGTCACTCTGTGTGCTTAACCAGGCTAATTCTGATTACATCTCTTCTGTTATAAAGCCAGACTTTCAAAAGAAACTCTCAG GTGGCATCGAGGGCCGGACTGAGAACTATCGGCAGAAATTGCTGAATATTTGTGCCTATGCTCAGCTGGAGCCTCTAGGACTCGCTGTTGATGCTTCTGCTGTGTTGCTGCCTGATCGCCAGAGTAAAGCAGAGTCCAGTACTAGTGCTCTGCAGAAAACCCTGCACACGGCCCTCTGGAGCCTGGCCAATGAGCGAAAACAGGCACTTCACACTGCTGTCAAAACTCTATATGGCTGGACAATTG ATGGGGAGCTTGTGGTCGATTCAGAGAATAAGCCTATAGATATGGAGAACTTTAAAGCCCCTCATCTACCTGAAGGTGGTGGAGCTGATGCCTTACCTGAAGGGACACGACG AATCGCATTTGTGGCTTGGGATTTTTCAAACTTTTGTCTGAAGAGCAAGGACCTTCTGGGCCGCTTTGCAATGCAGAAACGCCATCTACAGTTGGCTGGGTTCATAGTCGTGGAG
- the tbrg4 gene encoding FAST kinase domain-containing protein 4 isoform X1, protein MTTRLLCRWARWFPRSPRTATASARLQTSTVHHTEPLCLMTLSWIRPSVRHLCQGNELAKIDEGTVPYERTKLIKLVEKASTPDEVLQLWDQHGGTGSEAARCLIQLNLRVVEKGSKGVLLDPRCKSMQDTLNTQLSTVWNGSLVGLLRTLTMLGLPAHAPLLGAIQNEVLWRIRRLSYRHLSYLADWVAFQRKMGYENEVLTSTLLKQLELRWTELSDSRTITILMGRASLFTPSLMDKLEDKALELAESFTAEDMRRVALALASQNRRAVPLLRALSYHLNQKPSFELKTPLLLDIAYVYGKLNFSQTQFFKRLASELLPRLSELSSSEVSRCAKSLALLKWLHLPLFEGFAQHYVSNSEKYSTLQMCNLLMAFAKLNFQLGKEQFYLKVHKALEDSFTSLEPFLKTDLVWSLCVLNQANSDYISSVIKPDFQKKLSAGGIEGRTENYRQKLLNICAYAQLEPLGLAVDASAVLLPDRQSKAESSTSALQKTLHTALWSLANERKQALHTAVKTLYGWTIDGELVVDSENKPIDMENFKAPHLPEGGGADALPEGTRRIAFVAWDFSNFCLKSKDLLGRFAMQKRHLQLAGFIVVEVPYFEFLELKSDWQKVAYLKDKLGKAVAEEMAK, encoded by the exons ATGACCACCAGGCTGCTGTGCAGATGGGCACGATGGTTTCCTCGCAGCCCTCGGACTGCCACAGCCTCTGCCCGCCTGCAGACCTCCACTGTCCACCATACAGAGCCTCTGTGCTTGATGACTCTGTCTTGGATCCGACCTTCTGTTCGGCATCTCTGTCAGGGCAATGAACTGGCCAAGATAGATGAGGGAACAGTTCCATATGAACGTACAAAACTGATCAAACTTGTGGAAAAAGCATCCACCCCAGACGAAGTGCTTCAGTTGTGGGATCAGCATGGTGGAACGGGCAGTGAGGCCGCCAGGTGTCTGATACAGCTAAACCTGCGGGTCGTGGAGAAAGGAAGCAAAGGAGTCTTGCTGGATCCTCGCTGCAAGAGCATGCAGGACACTTTAAACACTCAG TTGTCCACAGTATGGAATGGATCTCTGGTGGGTCTTTTGCGTACTCTTACCATGTTAGGTCTCCCTGCTCATGCTCCGCTACTTGGCGCCATCCAGAATGAAGTGCTCTGGAGGATCCGGCGCCTCAGCTATCGTCACCTGTCCTACCTGGCAGACTGGGTAGCCTTTCAGCGCAAAATGGG GTATGAAAATGAAGTGCTTACCTCAACCCTATTGAAACAACTGGAGCTGCGCTGGACTGAGCTGTCTGACAGTCGCACCATAACCATTCTCATGGGCCGTGCTTCACTTTTCACCCCCTCTCTCATGGATAAACTGGAGGACAAA GCGTTGGAGTTGGCAGAGAGTTTTACTGCGGAGGATATGCGGAGGGTGGCATTAGCACTGGCCTCTCAAAACAGAAGGGCTGTGCCATTGCTACGGGCTCTCTCATACCACCTGAACCAGAAACCCTCCTTTGAACTAAAAACACCATTGCTGCTTGACATCGCATACGTTTATG GTAAGCTGAATTTTAGCCAGACACAGTTTTTCAAGCGACTCGCATCGGAGCTGTTGCCCAGGTTATCTGAACTGAGTTCCTCTGAAGTCAGCCGTTGTGCCAAGTCTCTTGCCTTACTCAAGTGGCTCCACCTGCCTCTCTTTGAAGGCTTTGCTCAG CACTATGTGAGTAATAGTGAAAAGTACAGCACCCTGCAGATGTGTAATCTCCTCATGGCTTTTGCCAAACTTAACTTCCAACTCGGCAAAGAGCAATTTTACTTAAag GTGCACAAAGCTTTGGAAGATTCCTTTACGAGTTTAGAGCCCTTCCTGAAAACAGATCTGGTCTGGTCACTCTGTGTGCTTAACCAGGCTAATTCTGATTACATCTCTTCTGTTATAAAGCCAGACTTTCAAAAGAAACTCTCAG CAGGTGGCATCGAGGGCCGGACTGAGAACTATCGGCAGAAATTGCTGAATATTTGTGCCTATGCTCAGCTGGAGCCTCTAGGACTCGCTGTTGATGCTTCTGCTGTGTTGCTGCCTGATCGCCAGAGTAAAGCAGAGTCCAGTACTAGTGCTCTGCAGAAAACCCTGCACACGGCCCTCTGGAGCCTGGCCAATGAGCGAAAACAGGCACTTCACACTGCTGTCAAAACTCTATATGGCTGGACAATTG ATGGGGAGCTTGTGGTCGATTCAGAGAATAAGCCTATAGATATGGAGAACTTTAAAGCCCCTCATCTACCTGAAGGTGGTGGAGCTGATGCCTTACCTGAAGGGACACGACG AATCGCATTTGTGGCTTGGGATTTTTCAAACTTTTGTCTGAAGAGCAAGGACCTTCTGGGCCGCTTTGCAATGCAGAAACGCCATCTACAGTTGGCTGGGTTCATAGTCGTGGAG